The nucleotide window CGCGCGGAATCGTTTTGAAGGCTTCTCCCCCGGAACAGCTGCTCGCTGCCATCCGCGCCGTCTTCGAGGGAGAATTCTGGGTGGGAAAGGACATCATCACCACCTGGCTAAGCTCGCGGCAGCGCGCGGCGCTCGACCAACCCGACAGCAACCCTGCCTCGCGACTTACCGTGCGAGAAAGCGAGATTGTCTCCGCCATTCGTGACGGTAAAAGCAATCGCGAAATTGGCATTCAGTTTTCGATCAGTGAGGAGACCGTCAAACGCCATCTCAGCAACATCTTCGCTAAGCTGAAAGTCTCCAGCCGCCTTGAACTTGCGGTGCTGGCCAACCGCCATGACTTGGGACGTAGCTGAACCAACGACTACGCGAAGATGAATCAGGAGACTGGCATACAGAGGCCTGCTATCGGTGTGCATGCGTCAGCGCGAACAAGATTAGGCAGTTCCAGAAAACCACCCCGGTGTAAATGAGGTTGGCGAGCCACATCAACCGGCGGACCCGCAAGATTATGAGACACGCGATGGCCTTGCTGCAGAGAATACCGCCGATCGGGCCCAGAAATGCAGCCAATCTTGCAACAAGAGGATTCATTTCGACTCCTCCCAGCTCGAAAGCAAGCAGCGTGGTCGCGAGATCCAGAACCTGCAAAACAACAAAGGTGTAGCGAGAGCGAAGCAGTCTTGCAGTTTCATTGCGCAGCGCGATGGTCGTCATAGCCTCTCAGGTTCGGTGCAGATCCTGGTACGAAAAGCTGCGTCAATAGCAGAATACTGCTGGCTGGCACCGCGATGCGAGTATTTCAATCTGTTTTGCAGTGTCACTTATTAAAAAAGGATTGTCAATCGCTCTCGTGGCGTCCGGTAACAGAGGTTCACAACACAATTACCGCCGCGTGAGAATGCTGGGACGACCGTCGGCTAGCAAAAAGCAGGTAGGCAAAGCTGCAGATTCCGCGCCTCCCTTCGAGTCGCTGCGCTCGCTCAGGACAGGCTCCCATCGAGCAAACGCGGCTATGGGGAACTCGGAATGACAGAATGAAGGACTTACCGGCGATGCTGAAGCCGCGCCCCCTTCAAGGCTCAAACTTAAAATAAGTTTTTCAGCCACTTATTAAAGGAGGGGAATGCCTAGCAAGATCTTAAGAGGCACGGGTTGGCCGTCCAGCTCTGCCGGCCGGAAGTACCAATTGTCCAACGCAGTGAGAATGGCAGGAATCAGTCGCGCGTCCGGGGTCTGCTTCACGGCGATGTCTTCCAAATGCCCAGCGGTGCCCAGCATCGCCGAGATGACGACCATTGCGTTGGGATATTTGTGGAGTAAAGAAGCAGGCAGCTGCGGCCTGGGCCGCACCAAAGGTGACGGCGCAACGATTACGCCTCCAGTCTTGTTCCCGGAAGCCGCAGCATATTGCAGTGTCCACGCGGGCGCGTGCTCAGCGCCCGTCTCCCGCATATCCATGAAGACGGTGTATACCTTTTCATCGGAGAAGACACCGAAGTCGGCCAGTCCACCACCGCTGCTTGCGGTGGACACAATGGTCATTCCGTAAGCATTTCGTGGCGCCAGCGTAGGATGAAGATTGGCGCCGGTGCCGCCCCTGTATCCGCCGCCGTGAATCGTGATTCCCGCAAACGTTCCGGATCCGCCCCCATTGCCTGCACCACCGCCGCTGGCGGCCGATGCGCTGGAGCCGTTGCCGATCCCAACTCCAGTGCCCGACCCACGCCCAATCGTTACTCCAAGACCGCCGTCGCCAGTGCCGCGTCCCTTTGCGAGCCCGGTCCCAGAGCTGCGTCCGTCAGGCCCGCCGGGGGTCCCGAGCACGCTTTTCGCGGCTGTGTCTCTCGTGCCGGCGGCATCGGCCGCAACAGTGTCACTGTTAATGCCAATGCCCGCGCTTCCAGAGGATGCACCTCCAGATTTTGCCCCCGGCGCGGGTTGCGATACTAGCGCCAAGGGGTCTGGTGAAGCTGCGAACCGTCCCCTCGCCTCGGCGTGCGGAAAGTTGGTGGGCACGTCCGGGGGAGCAGGTATAGCGCTGAGCGACAGAAGACTCTTTGGATCTGGGCCTCGACTCGGAGCTTCGGAGACCTCCACCGGAGGAGCAATCGGATTTTCGGTTGGCCTCTCGACCGGCTTGCGTGATCCGAATGAATCGGGGAGGGCCATCGCCGGCAAGGTCGCAGTCGCCAATGGGAGTGCGAGCTTCGGAGGCTGCAGTTGTACGCTGGGCGCTACCGGATCGCTGGCTGCTACGCGAGTCGAAGGTTTGACCACGATGCGCGCCGTAGTTGGATCGGAAGCCGTAGCCATCTGCACAACATTTGGCAACGGAACGAATTCATGCAGAGCCGGCAAATCTTTCAGGGCAGGTTGCAACAGTGTCTGCGTGGGATTGAACGCTTCCGGTGGATCGGACACGGTCGCTTGCGGGCCCGGGTAGCTGAAACCTGCGCTGCCGCGCACCGGTGGTGTCGGGTTCCCGCTTGAATTGCCGCGAGTGCCAACGCGATTGCCCTCGCTGCCTCCTCCCACCGATGGAAGAAAGACGACGTGATCGGGAGAGCTGAAGTCGACCACATTTACAAGCTGCAGGTGCGATGGGCGCGTGATGCGGGGTGGAATGAGCGCGAGAAAAGCAATGAGCGCAACTGCGCATCCCTGAAGGACGAATGAGGACGCTAACGTCCAACCGGGGCGATAACCGGATCGCACTTCAAGAAACGTAAGCGATTTTGGCGCCGTCTTCGGCTTTTTCAATTCACGGATTGCAGATTCGACGTCGAGTAACGCACCCATGGTTTAGCACCAGCACTTGTGCGCGCAAACTGAATCGCTTCTTTGACCCGTAACTTTGGGGCGCAGGCACTCTCTCACTGCAGCAGACTCGCTTTCAGCGTGCTATAAGCGACGGTCGGGTTCAGATCCATAACAATGGTTGAATTACCGCCCAGCGTCAGATTGTCGGTAACGATCGAGCCAAGAACGTATGTATTCGATCCGGAGTTGCCTTGCAGGGTAAATACGTCGTTGTAGTAGGTGCCCGGCGCGCCGCATCCCACGCCTGTGCCGGCGGCATTGCAGGAATGGAAGTACATTGTGCCGGCCAGAAGAAACATGCCACCACCATTCCAGCTTGGCTGAACCGACAGTCCCTTTCTATCCTGGAAGAAAAGGAACCCGCGCTGCACTCCGAGCGGATCGCTGGCGCCGAGAGGATCGCCGTAGTATCCGGTACAAATACCCAGCAGTATGTTTCCGGAAAGTGTGGCCGGCAGATTACTCGGGACTGTAGAACCGCTTGTGCATCGGACCCCATATTGATAGGCGGAAGTCCCGCCCGAGGTCACCGGTCCAGTCAAAGTACTGAAGTTGTCGATTCCGGTTGTGCGCGACCCTGAATTCGAAACCACATCGACAGTGGCAGTGCCACCGCCGGTATTATCGAAGTAAAAGAAGGTTCCGCCATCTGTACCGCCTGGCGCCCCGGTGTAACTGGGTCCAGTACCCGGTCGCACCAGCGAACCCGACAGCAGATGCAAGCCGCGTTGAACGTAATAGATTCCAGGATCGAAAATAGCGGTCACGCCACTACCGCCCGGGCCAATCCGGATGCCTTGGGGGAAGGCCGTCGAGCTGTAGATTCCGGGCTCGTACAACTGGCACCCCGCCACATCCGGGCAACCGTGGAAGTGATAGGGCACCTGACAGGGAATAGTCAGACACGGCGGAGTGAGAGCAAGCGCATCCGTCGGAGGTATCGGAACCGCTGTAGGTACGGGTGGCGGCGTGTTTCCGTTAATCGATGGGCATCCCGTCTGCCCGGGAGCACAGACTTGCGCGAAGGGATCGCTAATGGGAAAGGAGGGCGATATCCAGTGACCGGTTGTGCCGGGAGTGAAGCCAGCCGGCGCTCTTACGGGACCACCCCAGAGTCCCATGTCGCTGCCAGTCAGGTTGGGTCCACCCTGGCTGAGATCAATTTGCGCCGTTCCCCAAGGAAGATTATTCGCGCAGTTACTTTGTCCACACGAGCTAGCGATTCTGTCAGAATTCACCTGGATACTCTGTGTTGGTCCTCCAACAATCCTGATGGTGGGCGTCCCTTGAACATTCAACGCGGCTTGTGGCGGCCTTGTCACAGGGTTATGCGGGTCGAGCACCAGCAGCGGGAGTGGTGAAGCCGCCAGGACAACTCCACAGGTTGCGAATGCGCGAACATCGCGGGTCGTGTTGCCATTCAGCAGACCCGCGAAAAAGGTCTGCGTGCGGTCAAGGACATCGACGCGTATGAATGCAG belongs to Terriglobales bacterium and includes:
- a CDS encoding response regulator transcription factor translates to MTKQKIKILIADDHAIFRDGVRRLLGSEPDFEVVGQASDGKEAVTLAAKLRPDVLLLDLAMPRMPGIAALRELAEHEVPVYTIVLTASIHGPEVNSAFQLGARGIVLKASPPEQLLAAIRAVFEGEFWVGKDIITTWLSSRQRAALDQPDSNPASRLTVRESEIVSAIRDGKSNREIGIQFSISEETVKRHLSNIFAKLKVSSRLELAVLANRHDLGRS
- a CDS encoding pilus assembly protein TadG-related protein, yielding MPWKRRNASASKEAGQALLLFILILGLFLLGALCFAVDLTNLWFHRQAAQTAADAACTAGAMDLLAAAQGAATGHQGFTTGTAFDCSSVSTSAYPVCKYANFNGYDSANTTPGNLVSVSFPSTPPGVTAPPSAIAPTAFIRVDVLDRTQTFFAGLLNGNTTRDVRAFATCGVVLAASPLPLLVLDPHNPVTRPPQAALNVQGTPTIRIVGGPTQSIQVNSDRIASSCGQSNCANNLPWGTAQIDLSQGGPNLTGSDMGLWGGPVRAPAGFTPGTTGHWISPSFPISDPFAQVCAPGQTGCPSINGNTPPPVPTAVPIPPTDALALTPPCLTIPCQVPYHFHGCPDVAGCQLYEPGIYSSTAFPQGIRIGPGGSGVTAIFDPGIYYVQRGLHLLSGSLVRPGTGPSYTGAPGGTDGGTFFYFDNTGGGTATVDVVSNSGSRTTGIDNFSTLTGPVTSGGTSAYQYGVRCTSGSTVPSNLPATLSGNILLGICTGYYGDPLGASDPLGVQRGFLFFQDRKGLSVQPSWNGGGMFLLAGTMYFHSCNAAGTGVGCGAPGTYYNDVFTLQGNSGSNTYVLGSIVTDNLTLGGNSTIVMDLNPTVAYSTLKASLLQ
- a CDS encoding DUF5658 family protein — protein: MTTIALRNETARLLRSRYTFVVLQVLDLATTLLAFELGGVEMNPLVARLAAFLGPIGGILCSKAIACLIILRVRRLMWLANLIYTGVVFWNCLILFALTHAHR